A genome region from Frankineae bacterium MT45 includes the following:
- a CDS encoding L-threonine synthase encodes MTKEGFTPWPGLIEAYRSRLPVTAATPVVTLFEGATPLVPARGLSEQIGAEVYLKVEGANPTGSFKDRGMTMAISKAAEEGAKAVICASTGNTSASAAAYAVRAGMTCAVLVPQGKIALGKMAQALVHGARLLQVDGNFDDCLELAQKLSVDYPVALVNSVNPFRIEGQKTAAFEICDELGRAPDVHCIPVGNAGNITAYWKGYSEYFADGIVDSAPQMFGFQAAGAAPIVNGAPVLKPSTIATAIRIGNPASWTSAEAARDKSGGLIEAVTDRQILSAYRLLARTEAVFVEPASAASVAGLLMTAAAGRIPAGSTVVCTVTGNGLKDPEWAISGAPTPITVPVDSHVAASHLGLA; translated from the coding sequence AGGGATTCACTCCTTGGCCAGGGCTCATTGAGGCTTACCGTTCCCGGCTCCCGGTAACGGCGGCCACTCCGGTCGTCACGCTCTTCGAGGGCGCGACCCCGCTCGTCCCGGCCCGCGGCCTCTCCGAACAGATCGGTGCGGAGGTCTACCTCAAGGTCGAAGGGGCAAATCCGACTGGTTCCTTCAAGGATCGCGGCATGACGATGGCGATCTCGAAGGCGGCCGAAGAGGGGGCGAAGGCGGTCATCTGCGCCTCCACCGGCAACACCTCGGCCAGCGCCGCTGCCTATGCCGTTCGGGCTGGAATGACCTGCGCGGTGCTCGTGCCGCAGGGGAAGATCGCCCTTGGCAAGATGGCGCAGGCGCTCGTGCATGGCGCCCGTCTGCTGCAGGTCGACGGCAACTTCGACGACTGCCTGGAGCTGGCCCAGAAGCTGTCGGTCGACTACCCGGTCGCCCTGGTCAACTCAGTGAACCCGTTCCGGATCGAAGGGCAGAAGACGGCCGCCTTCGAGATCTGCGACGAGCTCGGCCGTGCTCCTGATGTGCACTGCATCCCGGTCGGCAACGCCGGCAACATCACGGCCTACTGGAAGGGTTACAGCGAGTATTTCGCCGACGGCATCGTCGACTCCGCTCCGCAGATGTTCGGCTTCCAGGCCGCCGGAGCGGCACCGATCGTCAACGGTGCGCCGGTCCTCAAACCGAGCACCATCGCCACCGCGATCCGCATCGGCAATCCGGCGTCCTGGACCTCGGCCGAAGCGGCCCGCGACAAGTCGGGCGGCCTCATTGAGGCGGTCACCGATCGTCAGATTCTCTCCGCATACCGGCTCCTGGCGCGCACCGAAGCGGTCTTCGTCGAACCGGCCTCCGCGGCCAGCGTCGCCGGCCTGCTCATGACGGCCGCGGCCGGACGCATTCCAGCTGGGTCGACGGTCGTCTGCACGGTCACCGGCAACGGGCTGAAGGACC